A DNA window from Peptostreptococcaceae bacterium contains the following coding sequences:
- the selD gene encoding selenide, water dikinase SelD, whose amino-acid sequence MDERSIKRLTELSKSSGUAAKIGPETLSQVLRELPKFEDENLIVGFDKSDDAAVYKINDEIAIIQTLDFFTPIVDDPYLFGQIAATNSLSDVYAMGGKPVIAMNIVCFPKYLEIKILGEILKGGADKVKEAGAILIGGHSVEDDEPKYGLSVTGFVHPGKVLTNSGSKPGDVLILTKPLGSGILSTAIKAGLLDDDVVDRAIKVMNTLNREAAEGMEEVKVNACTDVTGFGLIGHVFEMAKGSETTFIIESEKVPVIEGTFDMASMGIIPAGAYKNMGFVGKEAVFADSVSIDRQNILYDPQTSGGLLISLPEAEAEKLLEIYKHTLDLDFAVVGRVKEKGATFIEVV is encoded by the coding sequence ATGGATGAGAGAAGTATAAAACGTCTTACGGAATTGTCTAAAAGCTCAGGCTGAGCGGCGAAAATAGGTCCTGAGACCTTATCGCAGGTTCTGCGAGAATTGCCAAAGTTTGAAGATGAAAATCTTATAGTTGGATTTGATAAATCTGACGATGCAGCAGTATATAAAATTAATGATGAAATAGCCATCATTCAGACTCTTGATTTTTTTACCCCGATTGTTGATGATCCATACCTTTTCGGACAAATCGCTGCCACCAATTCGCTTAGCGATGTTTATGCAATGGGAGGAAAGCCTGTCATTGCAATGAATATAGTATGTTTCCCCAAATATTTGGAAATAAAAATTTTAGGAGAAATACTTAAGGGCGGCGCGGACAAGGTTAAGGAGGCCGGAGCCATTCTGATAGGAGGCCATTCGGTTGAAGACGACGAGCCCAAGTACGGGCTTTCGGTGACGGGATTCGTTCATCCGGGAAAAGTGCTCACCAATTCGGGATCCAAGCCAGGCGATGTCTTGATTCTGACAAAGCCCCTGGGAAGCGGAATACTATCTACCGCCATCAAGGCGGGACTGCTTGATGACGATGTTGTGGACAGGGCCATCAAGGTTATGAACACGTTAAATCGTGAGGCTGCAGAAGGAATGGAAGAAGTTAAAGTCAATGCTTGCACGGATGTGACAGGATTCGGATTGATTGGACATGTTTTTGAAATGGCGAAGGGAAGCGAAACAACTTTCATCATTGAATCTGAAAAGGTGCCTGTTATAGAAGGAACCTTCGATATGGCCAGCATGGGTATAATACCGGCAGGTGCCTACAAGAACATGGGTTTTGTGGGAAAAGAAGCCGTTTTTGCGGACTCTGTGTCGATAGATAGGCAAAACATACTTTATGATCCCCAAACATCCGGTGGACTGCTTATAAGCCTTCCTGAGGCTGAAGCCGAGAAACTTTTGGAAATATACAAGCATACTCTCGACCTTGATTTTGCGGTAGTAGGTAGGGTAAAGGAAAAGGGAGCGACTTTCATAGAGGTTGTGTAG
- a CDS encoding L-seryl-tRNA(Sec) selenium transferase: MNKNSSLRYLPKVDELLEEKEIREKILANPRMLVLESIREAIDGARKKILTGENRELNPIIIKEEILRDALDILKMKTAYNLRSVINATGVVLHTNLGRALLSESAVERIIQVAGNYSTLEYDLESGKRGLRYSHIEEIICKITGAEAAFVVNNNAAAVLLALNTLSEGKEAIVSRGQLVEIGGSFRIPDVMRQSGAILNEVGTTNKTHLRDYKENINENTGVLLKVHTSNYRILGFTQEVPGVELAELGRKMGIPLLEDIGSGTLIDFSEHGMSGEPTVQEAVKYADVVTFSGDKMLGGPQAGVIVGKKKYLDEMKKNPFTRAFRVDKLTIAGLEATFRHYLDPDEALEKVPTLRFLTASVDCLKDRAERLAEKIKANTRGFEISVEKGESQVGGGSMPLEKLPTYVVSIGGGNISASKIEIGLRKNNPPVIARINEEKVILDVRTIFDGQLAAIAEAFGKLSEEMNIQ, encoded by the coding sequence GTGAATAAAAATTCATCATTAAGATATCTCCCGAAGGTTGACGAGCTTTTGGAGGAAAAGGAAATAAGAGAAAAGATTTTGGCAAATCCGAGAATGTTGGTTCTTGAATCCATACGGGAAGCGATTGATGGGGCAAGAAAGAAAATCCTCACGGGAGAAAATAGGGAGTTAAATCCAATAATTATAAAAGAAGAGATTCTAAGAGATGCATTAGACATATTAAAAATGAAAACTGCTTATAATTTGCGTTCCGTCATAAATGCTACGGGGGTCGTGCTTCATACGAACCTTGGAAGGGCGCTTTTAAGCGAATCCGCCGTGGAAAGGATAATTCAGGTGGCCGGAAATTATTCAACGCTTGAATACGATTTGGAAAGCGGTAAGAGGGGCCTCAGATATAGCCATATAGAAGAGATAATCTGTAAAATTACCGGAGCCGAAGCTGCTTTTGTAGTAAACAACAACGCGGCAGCTGTTTTGCTTGCCTTGAATACATTGTCAGAAGGAAAAGAAGCCATCGTTTCCCGCGGCCAGCTTGTGGAAATAGGGGGATCATTTAGAATTCCGGATGTAATGAGGCAGAGCGGAGCTATTCTGAATGAAGTAGGCACCACAAACAAGACCCATCTGAGGGATTATAAGGAAAATATAAACGAGAATACGGGAGTGCTTTTAAAGGTTCATACAAGCAACTACAGGATACTCGGGTTTACGCAGGAAGTACCCGGAGTAGAGTTGGCGGAATTGGGCAGAAAAATGGGCATTCCTCTTTTGGAGGATATAGGAAGCGGAACCCTCATTGATTTTTCCGAACATGGAATGTCGGGAGAACCCACTGTTCAGGAAGCGGTAAAATATGCCGATGTTGTTACCTTCAGCGGAGACAAGATGCTTGGTGGACCGCAGGCTGGAGTAATAGTTGGCAAGAAGAAGTATCTTGATGAAATGAAGAAAAATCCTTTTACGAGGGCGTTCAGGGTAGACAAGCTGACAATAGCTGGACTTGAGGCGACATTTAGGCATTATCTGGATCCCGATGAGGCACTCGAAAAGGTTCCTACACTTAGGTTCTTGACGGCTTCTGTGGATTGCCTAAAAGATAGGGCGGAAAGACTTGCCGAAAAGATAAAAGCCAACACTCGGGGCTTTGAAATCAGTGTTGAAAAAGGAGAATCGCAGGTTGGCGGGGGTTCAATGCCGCTGGAAAAGCTTCCGACCTATGTTGTATCAATTGGCGGAGGAAATATTTCTGCATCAAAAATTGAAATAGGTTTAAGGAAAAACAATCCGCCGGTAATTGCGAGAATAAACGAGGAAAAGGTTATTTTGGATGTAAGAACCATTTTTGACGGACAGCTTGCGGCAATAGCGGAAGCGTTTGGAAAACTGTCGGAGGAGATGAACATACAATGA
- a CDS encoding leucine--tRNA ligase — translation MERYNFNKIEKKWQKEWEEKNIFKVYEDPEKEKYYVLEMFPYPSGKLHMGHVRNYSIGDVVARYKKMNGFNILHPIGWDAFGLPAENAAIKNNIHPDKWTKQNIAEMKRQLKQLGLSYDWDREVTTCSEEYYKWTQWIFVQLYKNGLAYKKKSAVNWCPSCETVLANEQVVNGKCERCETTVVKKNLEQWYFKITDYAERLLDDLDMLEGWPEKVKTMQRNWIGKSYGSEMIFEIEGMEENMEVFTTRPDTTYGVTFMVFAPEHPLVYEMVKGTEYEDGYHEFMAKIRSSSDIERTSANVEKEGFFTGKYCINPLNGVRIPIYVANYVLMGYGTGAIMAVPAHDERDFEFAKKYGLKIIPVITPEDELLTEDMEEPYVGKGIMINSDAFNGMDSGQAIDEVSEYMEEAGIGKRTVNFRLRDWLISRQRYWGAPIPIIFCDKCGEVPVPEEDLPVKLPTDVAFSGKGDSPLGSSETFVRTTCPICGGEARREVDTMDTFVCSSWYFLRYADARNDNEIFSKEKAKYWMNVDQYIGGVEHAILHLLYARFFNKFLFDQGLSPESEPFKNLLTQGMVLKDGTKMSKSKGNVVSPEEIIFKYGADTARLFILFASPPEKDLEWSDAGVEGSFRFLNRVWRLVHYVLDAVKSEGKEIDGPMEKEMQYYINSTIKKVSEDVEGRFNFNTAISAIMELVNETYKYMDKDYDQATMKQSIETILTLLAPFAPHMMEELWQILGHEESVHNLSWPTYDPAKTVRDVVEIVVQINGRVKERFSVERKADKEAVKELVMDMDKVKKSIEGKEIKKFIYVPGKLVNIVVK, via the coding sequence ATGGAACGATACAATTTTAATAAAATCGAAAAGAAATGGCAAAAGGAATGGGAAGAAAAAAATATCTTCAAGGTGTATGAGGATCCGGAAAAGGAAAAATACTATGTGCTTGAAATGTTTCCTTATCCTTCAGGTAAATTGCATATGGGACACGTTAGAAATTATTCCATAGGAGATGTAGTTGCTCGCTACAAGAAAATGAACGGATTCAACATTCTTCATCCGATAGGCTGGGATGCTTTCGGCTTGCCGGCGGAAAACGCGGCAATCAAAAATAACATCCATCCCGACAAATGGACGAAGCAGAATATCGCTGAAATGAAGCGTCAGCTCAAGCAATTGGGTCTAAGCTACGACTGGGATAGAGAAGTTACCACATGTAGCGAGGAGTACTACAAATGGACTCAATGGATTTTTGTGCAGCTGTACAAGAACGGACTTGCATACAAGAAGAAATCAGCAGTTAATTGGTGTCCTTCATGTGAAACCGTACTTGCAAATGAGCAGGTAGTGAACGGAAAGTGTGAACGATGTGAAACAACTGTCGTAAAGAAGAATCTTGAGCAATGGTATTTCAAGATTACAGACTATGCCGAAAGGCTTCTTGATGATTTGGATATGTTGGAAGGTTGGCCGGAAAAGGTCAAGACTATGCAGAGGAATTGGATTGGGAAGAGCTATGGTTCGGAAATGATTTTTGAAATTGAGGGCATGGAAGAAAATATGGAAGTATTTACCACAAGGCCCGATACGACCTATGGAGTCACATTCATGGTTTTTGCTCCTGAGCATCCATTGGTTTATGAAATGGTTAAAGGAACGGAGTACGAGGATGGTTACCATGAATTCATGGCAAAGATCAGATCCTCGAGCGACATAGAAAGAACATCAGCTAATGTAGAAAAAGAAGGTTTTTTCACGGGCAAATACTGCATTAATCCATTAAATGGTGTGCGAATACCGATTTATGTTGCCAATTATGTTCTTATGGGATACGGCACAGGAGCCATAATGGCGGTGCCTGCCCATGACGAAAGGGACTTTGAATTTGCAAAGAAGTATGGACTTAAGATAATTCCTGTGATTACACCGGAAGATGAACTGCTGACTGAAGACATGGAAGAACCTTATGTTGGCAAAGGAATCATGATAAATTCTGATGCGTTCAATGGAATGGACAGCGGCCAAGCCATTGACGAGGTAAGCGAATATATGGAAGAAGCAGGAATCGGCAAGAGAACTGTTAATTTCAGGCTTAGGGATTGGCTAATTTCGAGGCAACGTTATTGGGGAGCACCTATTCCGATAATTTTCTGCGACAAATGTGGAGAGGTTCCAGTTCCTGAAGAGGATCTTCCTGTAAAACTGCCAACCGATGTTGCTTTTAGTGGAAAAGGCGATTCGCCTCTAGGCTCGAGTGAAACCTTCGTACGCACGACTTGTCCAATTTGCGGAGGAGAGGCACGCAGAGAAGTAGATACTATGGACACATTCGTTTGCTCGTCATGGTACTTCCTAAGATATGCGGATGCAAGAAACGACAATGAAATTTTTAGCAAGGAAAAGGCTAAATATTGGATGAACGTAGACCAATATATTGGTGGTGTCGAGCATGCAATTTTGCATTTGCTTTACGCGCGTTTCTTCAATAAATTTCTATTTGACCAGGGACTTTCGCCTGAGAGCGAGCCGTTTAAGAATCTGCTGACACAGGGCATGGTTTTGAAGGATGGGACTAAAATGTCCAAGTCCAAGGGCAATGTTGTTAGTCCTGAGGAAATAATTTTTAAATATGGTGCGGACACTGCGCGTCTTTTCATATTGTTTGCATCCCCGCCTGAAAAAGACCTTGAGTGGAGCGATGCGGGAGTTGAAGGCTCGTTCAGATTCCTAAACAGGGTATGGAGACTTGTGCATTACGTGTTGGATGCAGTTAAATCCGAAGGCAAAGAAATCGACGGCCCGATGGAAAAAGAAATGCAATATTACATTAACTCCACAATCAAGAAGGTTTCAGAGGATGTGGAAGGCCGATTCAATTTCAATACTGCAATCAGCGCAATTATGGAGCTTGTAAACGAGACATATAAATATATGGATAAAGATTATGACCAGGCTACAATGAAACAGTCAATTGAGACAATTCTGACACTGCTTGCACCGTTTGCACCCCATATGATGGAGGAATTGTGGCAGATATTGGGACATGAAGAAAGTGTACACAATTTGTCATGGCCCACATACGATCCGGCTAAAACTGTTCGAGATGTAGTGGAAATTGTGGTTCAAATAAACGGAAGAGTGAAGGAACGATTCTCGGTAGAAAGAAAGGCTGATAAAGAGGCTGTGAAAGAGCTAGTAATGGATATGGACAAGGTTAAGAAGTCAATAGAAGGCAAGGAAATAAAGAAATTCATATATGTTCCTGGGAAACTTGTTAATATTGTAGTAAAATAG
- a CDS encoding sodium:alanine symporter family protein produces the protein MEAFNAIIGQIGSFAWGPIMIVFLVGTGLVLTIGTRIVQFRRIGYAFKLLFSKESMGEGDITPFQALMTSLAATIGTGNIAGVATAIAVGGPGAIFWMWCTAAVGGATKYGEAVLALKYRVTNDKGEKSGGPMYYCWKGMEDKFGGNWKWLGMSFAIFGFIAAFGIGNMVQSNSVAAAMEETVGLSPTITGIVIAILTALVILGGIKSIGRVTEKIVPIMAVIYVIGSLFILFTNADKIGMAFGMIFSNAFNANAVSGGLVGTVIRMGVARGVFSNEAGLGSAPIAHAASKNDNPVTQGIIASLGAFLDTIVVCSMTALVILVSGVITFDASGMMVVLDDLTGAALTSRAFAIAMPGANFGAFLVSFGLMFFAFSTIIGWYYYGSKCAEFLFGLKIEQAYKWAWVILTFVGATIPLSFVWNLSDAFNGLMAIPNLVALLALSGSIFKWTKEYEEKEKLSA, from the coding sequence ATGGAAGCTTTTAATGCTATAATTGGTCAAATAGGCTCGTTCGCTTGGGGACCGATCATGATTGTGTTCTTGGTTGGTACAGGTCTTGTTCTCACTATTGGAACAAGGATTGTTCAGTTCAGAAGAATCGGATATGCATTCAAACTTTTATTCTCGAAAGAATCAATGGGTGAAGGAGACATCACTCCTTTCCAAGCACTTATGACATCGCTAGCTGCAACAATCGGTACAGGCAACATAGCCGGTGTTGCAACAGCAATAGCAGTTGGTGGACCTGGAGCCATCTTCTGGATGTGGTGCACAGCTGCCGTCGGTGGAGCTACAAAATACGGCGAAGCCGTTCTTGCACTCAAATACAGAGTAACAAACGACAAAGGCGAAAAATCCGGCGGACCGATGTACTATTGCTGGAAAGGCATGGAAGACAAATTCGGTGGAAACTGGAAATGGCTCGGAATGTCATTTGCAATATTCGGATTCATCGCCGCATTCGGTATAGGCAACATGGTTCAATCTAACTCGGTTGCCGCTGCAATGGAAGAGACGGTTGGACTTAGCCCGACCATAACTGGAATTGTAATCGCAATCCTGACTGCCCTTGTTATACTCGGCGGAATCAAGAGCATCGGTAGAGTCACCGAAAAGATTGTTCCTATAATGGCTGTCATTTATGTTATCGGGTCACTTTTTATTCTATTTACAAATGCCGACAAAATAGGCATGGCTTTCGGAATGATTTTCTCAAACGCTTTCAACGCAAACGCAGTAAGCGGCGGACTCGTTGGAACCGTAATACGTATGGGTGTTGCGCGTGGCGTATTCTCAAATGAAGCCGGACTCGGTTCAGCTCCTATAGCCCACGCAGCCTCCAAGAACGACAATCCTGTAACTCAAGGAATCATAGCATCCCTCGGTGCCTTCCTTGATACCATCGTAGTATGCTCAATGACAGCTCTAGTAATACTGGTTTCCGGTGTAATAACTTTCGATGCAAGCGGCATGATGGTTGTATTAGACGACCTAACAGGCGCTGCTTTAACCTCGAGAGCCTTCGCAATCGCAATGCCAGGTGCGAACTTCGGAGCATTCCTCGTATCATTCGGGCTCATGTTCTTCGCTTTTTCAACTATCATTGGATGGTACTATTATGGATCGAAATGTGCAGAATTCCTTTTCGGACTTAAAATCGAACAAGCTTACAAATGGGCTTGGGTCATTTTGACCTTTGTCGGTGCAACTATTCCTCTTAGCTTCGTTTGGAACCTTTCCGACGCATTTAATGGCCTAATGGCTATTCCGAACTTGGTAGCACTTCTCGCACTCAGCGGATCAATCTTCAAATGGACCAAAGAGTATGAAGAAAAGGAAAAGCTTAGCGCATAA
- a CDS encoding helix-hairpin-helix domain-containing protein has product MFEGRENRFKVIIFVLILAMAFVGVWGFKVKKDRDLKVLEQLSEVSEAEKISPISEEKQESPEFLYVDICGAVYAEGFYKLPAESRVVDVVEMAGGLLDTADIKRINLAQKIYDQEKIIIPEIGESLAVEESTDGLININTAGKTLLEELSGVGPAYADRIIAYRQKNGGFKTKEEIMEISGIGEKTYANIEECICIY; this is encoded by the coding sequence ATGTTTGAAGGCAGAGAGAACCGGTTCAAGGTGATAATTTTTGTATTGATTTTGGCCATGGCGTTTGTTGGCGTATGGGGTTTCAAAGTGAAGAAGGACAGGGATCTTAAAGTTTTAGAGCAGCTTTCTGAAGTGTCGGAGGCCGAAAAAATTTCGCCCATATCGGAAGAGAAGCAGGAAAGCCCGGAATTTCTGTATGTAGACATATGCGGAGCTGTTTACGCAGAGGGCTTTTATAAATTGCCTGCCGAAAGTCGTGTCGTAGATGTGGTGGAGATGGCCGGAGGTCTTTTGGACACGGCCGATATTAAACGGATTAATTTGGCTCAAAAGATTTATGACCAGGAAAAAATAATAATTCCGGAAATTGGAGAAAGCCTTGCAGTGGAAGAATCGACAGACGGTCTTATCAATATAAATACCGCGGGAAAGACTCTCCTAGAAGAATTGTCTGGCGTAGGACCTGCATATGCCGACCGAATAATAGCATACCGACAAAAGAATGGAGGATTTAAAACCAAGGAAGAAATAATGGAAATCAGTGGCATAGGCGAAAAAACCTATGCGAATATAGAAGAATGCATCTGTATTTATTGA
- the rsfS gene encoding ribosome silencing factor, which produces MDNLKISEIVKAIDAKNGTDIEVFDISKLSSEMEVFVIATGSSDRNTMAIADEIEYQLKKSDILASHKEGYRNGRWILLDYGDVVVHIFKAEERMFYNLEKLWSGSVRLDVDSLLENN; this is translated from the coding sequence ATAGATAATTTGAAAATAAGCGAAATCGTAAAAGCGATTGACGCAAAAAACGGAACGGACATAGAGGTTTTTGACATTTCGAAACTCTCAAGCGAAATGGAAGTGTTCGTTATTGCTACAGGCAGCTCGGACAGAAACACAATGGCGATAGCTGATGAGATAGAATATCAACTGAAAAAGAGTGATATTCTTGCATCCCATAAAGAGGGATATAGAAATGGAAGATGGATACTTCTTGATTACGGAGATGTGGTTGTGCATATATTCAAGGCTGAGGAACGGATGTTCTATAATTTGGAAAAACTTTGGAGCGGTTCCGTCCGATTGGATGTTGACAGTTTGCTGGAAAATAATTAA
- a CDS encoding RidA family protein yields MKIKMFNTENAPAAVGPYSHAVIAGDMIYVSGQVPFDPAKGELVKSGIEDEAKQCLENVKAILVDAGTCLENVVKATIFIKNMDDFGKINAVYGTYFNEHKPARACVEVARLPLGVNVEIEVIAAI; encoded by the coding sequence ATGAAAATTAAAATGTTTAATACTGAAAATGCGCCGGCTGCTGTAGGGCCATATTCACATGCGGTAATTGCAGGTGACATGATTTATGTATCGGGCCAGGTGCCTTTTGATCCCGCCAAGGGAGAATTGGTTAAGTCAGGGATAGAGGACGAAGCGAAGCAATGCTTGGAAAATGTAAAGGCTATTCTCGTTGATGCCGGAACTTGTCTTGAAAATGTTGTTAAAGCAACAATTTTCATTAAAAATATGGATGATTTCGGAAAAATAAACGCAGTTTACGGTACTTATTTTAATGAGCATAAACCAGCAAGGGCTTGTGTTGAAGTTGCAAGACTTCCATTGGGAGTCAATGTTGAAATAGAAGTAATCGCCGCTATATAG
- a CDS encoding D-alanyl-D-alanine carboxypeptidase, whose product MTILNRSINRCLMSFPLILAMLFSFTIPSQALTASDLVGESAIVIDYDSGDILYSKNPDRKMYPASTTKIMTALLSLENLELDTNVVIDSETPFTDGNRIYLFEDEVISIRDLLHALLIESANDSAVALAKAVSGDVDTFVALMNSRAKELGATNTHFANPNGLPDTEHVTTVHDMALIARKAFENDVFREIVKKVNYTIAPTEKQPESRYLKNGNRFLWGTGSSNQIYYEGKWIDIKYPLVDGIKTGYTIAAQQCLVTTASKGGRRIITAVFKSQQKNIYTDSRKLIDYGLDSFKNITLSNKGERVITVDIYGGKENTLEVISGETFIHSLANDVDPASIKNNIRLNENLNAPVMKGDLVGEISFTINENLIGTVPLLADKTVLEKTWKDSLKEYWENINWITAFLLIILFYLAWRTYVTTKKLKHIKNKKRKISKSR is encoded by the coding sequence TTGACAATACTAAATCGTTCAATCAATAGATGTCTTATGTCCTTCCCGCTTATATTGGCAATGCTTTTTTCTTTTACTATTCCATCTCAGGCTCTTACGGCTTCAGACCTTGTAGGAGAATCGGCCATAGTTATAGACTATGATTCGGGAGACATTCTATATTCCAAAAATCCTGACAGAAAAATGTACCCTGCCAGCACAACAAAAATAATGACAGCTCTTCTTTCTCTTGAGAACCTGGAGCTTGACACCAATGTAGTAATTGATAGCGAAACACCTTTCACAGATGGAAATCGGATTTATCTATTTGAAGACGAAGTTATATCAATAAGAGATTTGCTTCATGCGCTTCTTATTGAATCTGCCAACGATTCCGCCGTAGCTCTGGCAAAGGCGGTTTCAGGCGATGTGGATACCTTTGTGGCTCTTATGAACTCGAGAGCAAAGGAACTCGGCGCAACAAACACCCACTTCGCCAACCCGAATGGCCTTCCCGACACCGAGCATGTCACAACTGTACACGACATGGCTCTGATTGCCCGTAAGGCCTTTGAAAACGATGTTTTTCGAGAGATTGTAAAGAAAGTCAACTACACCATAGCCCCAACTGAAAAACAGCCCGAATCCCGATATCTAAAGAATGGAAACCGATTCCTTTGGGGAACGGGAAGCAGTAATCAGATTTACTATGAGGGCAAGTGGATAGACATAAAATATCCGCTTGTCGACGGCATAAAAACAGGATACACCATAGCGGCTCAGCAGTGTCTTGTAACAACGGCGTCTAAGGGAGGCCGCAGGATAATAACAGCCGTCTTCAAATCGCAGCAAAAGAATATATATACAGACTCGCGTAAGCTTATAGACTACGGGCTTGATTCCTTTAAAAATATAACACTTTCAAACAAGGGAGAGCGTGTTATCACTGTGGATATTTATGGTGGAAAGGAAAACACCCTCGAAGTAATAAGCGGTGAAACCTTTATTCACTCCCTGGCAAACGATGTGGACCCAGCTTCAATCAAAAATAATATCCGGTTAAACGAAAATCTGAATGCTCCCGTCATGAAGGGCGACCTTGTTGGTGAAATAAGCTTTACAATAAATGAAAATCTTATCGGAACTGTCCCTTTACTTGCAGATAAAACCGTACTCGAAAAAACTTGGAAAGATTCCCTAAAGGAATATTGGGAGAATATAAACTGGATTACAGCCTTTCTTTTGATTATTCTCTTCTATTTGGCATGGAGAACATATGTTACCACTAAAAAACTAAAACACATAAAAAATAAAAAACGCAAAATCAGTAAATCCCGATGA
- the yqeK gene encoding bis(5'-nucleosyl)-tetraphosphatase (symmetrical) YqeK, which yields MNNQEDLVFWLAGNLKKSRFKHVMGVLEVAIELAEAHGVSKDKAETAALFHDYAKNFSDDEMRIYVDKQNLRDEHLSICGSINLYHGIVGASIAEKKYGVKDRDVLNAIMNHTFGRTGMSKLEKIIYLADIMEISRDFEGVDEIREKAFSDLDQAILAAIDKTLLYLIGKGEVININTIYARNDLISGNVKGIKKGGV from the coding sequence GTGAATAACCAAGAAGACCTTGTTTTCTGGCTTGCGGGGAATCTGAAGAAATCGAGGTTTAAACATGTTATGGGAGTCCTTGAAGTGGCGATTGAGCTAGCCGAGGCACATGGGGTTTCAAAGGATAAGGCTGAAACGGCGGCCCTTTTCCATGACTATGCCAAGAACTTTAGCGATGATGAAATGCGAATATATGTAGATAAACAAAATCTTCGTGACGAGCATTTGTCAATATGCGGCTCAATAAATCTGTATCACGGAATAGTGGGAGCAAGCATCGCAGAAAAGAAGTACGGAGTGAAAGACAGGGATGTCTTAAACGCCATAATGAATCATACATTTGGAAGGACCGGCATGTCGAAGCTTGAAAAGATAATATATCTTGCCGATATAATGGAAATTTCCAGAGATTTTGAAGGCGTCGATGAAATAAGAGAGAAGGCCTTTTCGGATTTGGACCAAGCGATTCTCGCGGCAATAGATAAAACGCTTCTGTATCTGATAGGAAAAGGGGAAGTCATAAATATAAACACAATATATGCAAGAAATGATTTGATATCCGGGAATGTTAAAGGGATAAAAAAAGGTGGTGTTTAA